The Chitinophaga parva genomic sequence CAATGAGCTTTGATTTAACGGGTGTATTCAGGTGGGCCTTAAAACGCTGGTTAACGTCGGTTGTCTCACCTATATAGATTTCTTTACTACTTTGATTGCTCAACAGGTAAACGATTGGCCAACCCTCGTCAGCAAAAAATTCGTTTTCGATTTTTTCAGGAAGGGATTTATCGAATGGATAGGTTACAATAGAAAATGGATGAATTTCACTCATAGTTCATCATATTTGCGCGCGTTGCCTTTGGCCTTGTTCGCAGGGTATTTTTGAGCGTTTTGGCTGATCTTATCGGTAACTATTTCGTTGATGTCAAGATTGTATTTGTCTGCCAGCAGCAACGCATAGGCAAAAATGTCTGCGAGTTCCTCCTTTACCTTAAGTGGATTTGCCTCCCAGGGCTGTTTCCACAGGAAAAGCTCGTTAAGCTCAGCAGCTTCTATACTCAAGGCCAGGGCCAGGTCCTTCGGATTGTGAAATTGCGACCAGTCACGTTCGAGGTTAAATTGCCTCAGTTTCTCAGTCAGTAATTGCCAGTCTTTCATGGTACATGCTTAAAACTTAAATGTAAAGATTATCCTGCATATATGAGTTTCAATATGATTCCGGGCGGATCGTCCCCACTATCCGGAATGATAGTCCTACCTAACCATCTGAAAATCAACTAAATTAATCAAGCCGGAAAATATTTTTTCACCCCCCTGATACACCGAATCAATTTTTGTTTCTACTTTTGCTTAACGGTGTTAAAAAACTTAATGCCCTAAAAAATGGGAAGTGTAGAAAGAAAACAAAGGCTTAAAGAAGATGTACGCTGCCGGATCCTGGAAGCAGGATGGCAGATCGTGGAAGAGGAAGGGTGGTCCGCCCTCTCCATGCGCCGTATCGCCGACGCTATCGAATACACTGCCCCCATCATCTACGGGCATTTTCAAAGTAAGGACGCACTCCTGCTGGAGTTTACCCGAAAAGGGCACATGCTGCTCAGCGCCAAGGTGAAGGCCGCCCGCGAAGCGCACCACACCCTGGAAGATCAACTGGAAGCCATGTGGCTGGCCTACTGGGACTTCGCTTTTGATCAACCGGCTTACTATAAACTCATGTACGGTGTGGAAATGGGTTGTTGTGAAGCTACGCTCAGCGACTGCCCCTCTTTTGAAATGGCCTCCAAGCAGGTGATGGCTGTGATCGAAGAAATGATCGCCCACAGCAAGCACCCAGACCAGGACGCAGACCGCCGTTTCTACACCTTCTGGGCTATTCTGCACGGACTGATCTCACTGAACCTCGTACAGAAAAAAGTGGAGAACAGCTGCCTCTCTGAGGAATTCAATCGTACTATCCTCAATGACGCCATCAAAGGCATTATCCGGAGCATTAACCAGTAAGATTTACCAAAAACACTGATGTACAAAATGTTATGTTTTTCACCGCCGTTTTGTTCATATTAGGTTAACACTGGTAAATAAACTAACGATGGTAAAATTATCTTGTTTATTGCTTGTTACCCCCAAAAAAAGAACACACATACACACACTATCACTCTCTTAATTTCAATGTTTATGCTTGTGAAGAATCGTACTATTACCAAACCCGCCATCAGCACAGCCGCGCTACTCGCCACAGCCGCCGTACTGTTCTCCATGGCCCTCAGCAGCTGCGGTCATACGAACGCAGAAGGTAACTACCAGCAGCAGACGCCATCCCTGCCGGTATTTGCCATCGCTGCCTCCGATGCTAATACCACCGAAGAATATACCGCCTCCCTGGAAGGCACCCAGAACGTAGAGGTGCGCGCACAGGTAGATGGCTATCTCTCCAAGATCTATGTGGACGAAGGCGCCTACGTAACCAAGGGCCAGCCCCTGTTCAAAATAGACGACCGCAGCTACAGTGAGCAGTATAACAATGCAGGCGCAAACCTGGAAGCCGCAAAGGCCAACGTGGAAAAAGCCCGTATTGAAGTAGACCGCCTCACACCGCTGGTGGCGCACAACGTGATCTCCGAAGTGCAGCTCAAATCTGCACAGGCCATGTACAGCGCCGCAAAAGCACAGCTGGCACAGGCCCAGGCTGCACAAGGCAATGCCGGCATCAGCCTCGGTTACACCACCGTTACTGCACCTGCTTCCGGTTACATCGGTAAGATCCCTTACAAGACCGGTAGCCTGGTAGGCCGCAGCGAACCGCAGCCCC encodes the following:
- a CDS encoding nucleotide pyrophosphohydrolase translates to MKDWQLLTEKLRQFNLERDWSQFHNPKDLALALSIEAAELNELFLWKQPWEANPLKVKEELADIFAYALLLADKYNLDINEIVTDKISQNAQKYPANKAKGNARKYDEL
- a CDS encoding TetR/AcrR family transcriptional regulator, encoding MGSVERKQRLKEDVRCRILEAGWQIVEEEGWSALSMRRIADAIEYTAPIIYGHFQSKDALLLEFTRKGHMLLSAKVKAAREAHHTLEDQLEAMWLAYWDFAFDQPAYYKLMYGVEMGCCEATLSDCPSFEMASKQVMAVIEEMIAHSKHPDQDADRRFYTFWAILHGLISLNLVQKKVENSCLSEEFNRTILNDAIKGIIRSINQ
- a CDS encoding efflux RND transporter periplasmic adaptor subunit, which codes for MKNRTITKPAISTAALLATAAVLFSMALSSCGHTNAEGNYQQQTPSLPVFAIAASDANTTEEYTASLEGTQNVEVRAQVDGYLSKIYVDEGAYVTKGQPLFKIDDRSYSEQYNNAGANLEAAKANVEKARIEVDRLTPLVAHNVISEVQLKSAQAMYSAAKAQLAQAQAAQGNAGISLGYTTVTAPASGYIGKIPYKTGSLVGRSEPQPLTMVSDVRNIYAYFSMSESAFLEFVNGQPGKSVEEKLKQIPPVDLILADGSVYAEKGKVETVEGQFDKGTGSIAFRATFPNKDGLLRSGNTGKIRITSHHSGSILLPEEATFELQDKIFVFQVGDSNKVSSKPITVSGHSGNYYLVSKGLAAGDKIVYTGLDRLRDGAVIQPELKPLDSLVSGKPL